The Antennarius striatus isolate MH-2024 chromosome 23, ASM4005453v1, whole genome shotgun sequence genome has a segment encoding these proteins:
- the ttc29 gene encoding tetratricopeptide repeat protein 29 isoform X2 → MSADPSQQRPGVVLPDIRPHRFRGGIRNRHQRDGTGSAAGPAGPAPEGPARPVCVSRTGTKQAVCVELLRNGDHRSFSELFSLLGADRDRRAAVESGPASGLQAPLEEQRDKMETLKVHLSRAERAERTGLWAVACDQRLFLGGFFSSPEDVWLRFHFYHSCCQTGRPLRPAAEARACLAELLLQQGDLDQARQQAECYLEQAGDEDWLDSSGRPLRLRVHQSLWRIYSRLADALLTDAPPEGANYSEALMLLHKGQRLATEADNKQMEGEASYQLGLTYQRAGDHDSAKQFFNRCVQIYSVLQDADGQVMAYKAMAKSIERNTTSEPVSPSWGVTRSPASWRTWTCCRELRCWLLSLVLSPSSGPSVLRWTAQVPRPLTCDPYWPGERPAIIRTWTQNVWTLWPRPGTRYWWGRVLIHDVIAVHF, encoded by the exons atgagcgCTGATCCATCCCAGCAGCGCCCTGGTGTGGTTCTACCGGACATCCGTCCCCACAGGTTCAGGGGGGGAATCCGGAACAGGCACCAGAGGGACGGGACAGGAAGTGCTGCAGGTCCAGCTGGACCAGCGCCTGAGGGCCCAGCccgtcctgtgtgtgt GTCCAGAACCGGCACCAAGCAGGCGGTATGTGTGGAGCTGCTGAGAAATGGGGACCACAG GTCGTTCTCCGAGCTCTTCTCTTTGCTGGGTGCCGATCGTGACCGCAGGGCGGCGGTAGAATCGGGCCCCGCCTCTGGGCTCCAGGCGCCGCTGGAGGAGCAGCGAGACAAGATGGAGACCCTGAAGGTCCACTTGAGCCGAGCCGAACGGGCTGAGAGGACCG GCTTGTGGGCGGTGGCCTGTGACCAGCGCCTGTTCCTGGGGGGGTTCTTCAGTTCTCCAGAGGACGTCTGGCTCAGGTTCCACTTCTACCACAGCTGCTGTCAGACTGGACGCCCCCTCAGGCCCGCCGCTGAAGCCCGGGCCTGCCTGGCCGAGCTGCTCCTGCAGCAAG GGGATCTGGATCAGGCGCGGCAACAGGCTGAATGCTACTTGGAGCAGGCTGGAGATGAAGACTGGTTGGACTCGTCTGGCCGGCCCCTCAGGCTCCGGGTTCACCAATCACTGTGGAGGATCTACAGCCGACTGGCCGACGCCCTGCTGACCGACGCCCCACCGGAGGGCGCCAACTACAGCGaggctctgatgctgctccaCAAGGGACAACGCCTGGCAACTGAAG CTGACAACAAGCAGATGGAAGGGGAGGCGTCTTATCAACTAGGTTTGACCTATCAGAGAGCAGGAGACCATGACTCAGCCAAACAG TTCTTCAACAGATGTGTGCAGATTTATAGTGTGCTGCAGGATGCTGATGGACAGGTGATGGCCTACAAGGCTATGGCCAAGTCTATagagag AAACACCACATCAGAGCCTGTCAGTCCTTCCTGGGGGGTTACCAGGTCGCCCGCCAGCTGGAGGACGTGGACCTGCTGCAGAGAGCTCAG GTGTTGGTTGCTATCTCTCGTGCTCAGTCCCTCATCAGGACCTTCAGTGCTCAGGTGGACTGCTCAGGTGCCACGCCCACTGACCTGCGACCCCTACTGGCCTGGAGAGAGACCAGCAATCATCAGGACCTGGACTCAGAATGTGTGGACCCTGTGGCCACGGCCTGGGACCAGATACTGGTGGGGGAGGGTCCTGATCCATGATGTCATAGCTGTCCACTTCTGA
- the ttc29 gene encoding tetratricopeptide repeat protein 29 isoform X1 has translation MSADPSQQRPGVVLPDIRPHRFRGGIRNRHQRDGTGSAAGPAGPAPEGPARPVCVSRTGTKQAVCVELLRNGDHRSFSELFSLLGADRDRRAAVESGPASGLQAPLEEQRDKMETLKVHLSRAERAERTGLWAVACDQRLFLGGFFSSPEDVWLRFHFYHSCCQTGRPLRPAAEARACLAELLLQQGDLDQARQQAECYLEQAGDEDWLDSSGRPLRLRVHQSLWRIYSRLADALLTDAPPEGANYSEALMLLHKGQRLATEADNKQMEGEASYQLGLTYQRAGDHDSAKQFFNRCVQIYSVLQDADGQVMAYKAMAKSIESQGHTHETVQCLEKLVDISHSNGLQHSLADAHLSLGSIHYKRKHHIRACQSFLGGYQVARQLEDVDLLQRAQVLVAISRAQSLIRTFSAQVDCSGATPTDLRPLLAWRETSNHQDLDSECVDPVATAWDQILVGEGPDP, from the exons atgagcgCTGATCCATCCCAGCAGCGCCCTGGTGTGGTTCTACCGGACATCCGTCCCCACAGGTTCAGGGGGGGAATCCGGAACAGGCACCAGAGGGACGGGACAGGAAGTGCTGCAGGTCCAGCTGGACCAGCGCCTGAGGGCCCAGCccgtcctgtgtgtgt GTCCAGAACCGGCACCAAGCAGGCGGTATGTGTGGAGCTGCTGAGAAATGGGGACCACAG GTCGTTCTCCGAGCTCTTCTCTTTGCTGGGTGCCGATCGTGACCGCAGGGCGGCGGTAGAATCGGGCCCCGCCTCTGGGCTCCAGGCGCCGCTGGAGGAGCAGCGAGACAAGATGGAGACCCTGAAGGTCCACTTGAGCCGAGCCGAACGGGCTGAGAGGACCG GCTTGTGGGCGGTGGCCTGTGACCAGCGCCTGTTCCTGGGGGGGTTCTTCAGTTCTCCAGAGGACGTCTGGCTCAGGTTCCACTTCTACCACAGCTGCTGTCAGACTGGACGCCCCCTCAGGCCCGCCGCTGAAGCCCGGGCCTGCCTGGCCGAGCTGCTCCTGCAGCAAG GGGATCTGGATCAGGCGCGGCAACAGGCTGAATGCTACTTGGAGCAGGCTGGAGATGAAGACTGGTTGGACTCGTCTGGCCGGCCCCTCAGGCTCCGGGTTCACCAATCACTGTGGAGGATCTACAGCCGACTGGCCGACGCCCTGCTGACCGACGCCCCACCGGAGGGCGCCAACTACAGCGaggctctgatgctgctccaCAAGGGACAACGCCTGGCAACTGAAG CTGACAACAAGCAGATGGAAGGGGAGGCGTCTTATCAACTAGGTTTGACCTATCAGAGAGCAGGAGACCATGACTCAGCCAAACAG TTCTTCAACAGATGTGTGCAGATTTATAGTGTGCTGCAGGATGCTGATGGACAGGTGATGGCCTACAAGGCTATGGCCAAGTCTATagagag tcagGGACACACACATGAGACGGTCCAGTGCTTGGAGAAGTTAGTTGACATCTCCCATAGCAACGGGCTGCAGCACAGCTTGGCCGACGCCCACCTGAGCCTGGGGAGCATCCACTACAAGAGA AAACACCACATCAGAGCCTGTCAGTCCTTCCTGGGGGGTTACCAGGTCGCCCGCCAGCTGGAGGACGTGGACCTGCTGCAGAGAGCTCAG GTGTTGGTTGCTATCTCTCGTGCTCAGTCCCTCATCAGGACCTTCAGTGCTCAGGTGGACTGCTCAGGTGCCACGCCCACTGACCTGCGACCCCTACTGGCCTGGAGAGAGACCAGCAATCATCAGGACCTGGACTCAGAATGTGTGGACCCTGTGGCCACGGCCTGGGACCAGATACTGGTGGGGGAGGGTCCTGATCCATGA
- the ttc29 gene encoding tetratricopeptide repeat protein 29 isoform X3: METLKVHLSRAERAERTGLWAVACDQRLFLGGFFSSPEDVWLRFHFYHSCCQTGRPLRPAAEARACLAELLLQQGDLDQARQQAECYLEQAGDEDWLDSSGRPLRLRVHQSLWRIYSRLADALLTDAPPEGANYSEALMLLHKGQRLATEADNKQMEGEASYQLGLTYQRAGDHDSAKQFFNRCVQIYSVLQDADGQVMAYKAMAKSIESQGHTHETVQCLEKLVDISHSNGLQHSLADAHLSLGSIHYKRKHHIRACQSFLGGYQVARQLEDVDLLQRAQVLVAISRAQSLIRTFSAQVDCSGATPTDLRPLLAWRETSNHQDLDSECVDPVATAWDQILVGEGPDP, encoded by the exons ATGGAGACCCTGAAGGTCCACTTGAGCCGAGCCGAACGGGCTGAGAGGACCG GCTTGTGGGCGGTGGCCTGTGACCAGCGCCTGTTCCTGGGGGGGTTCTTCAGTTCTCCAGAGGACGTCTGGCTCAGGTTCCACTTCTACCACAGCTGCTGTCAGACTGGACGCCCCCTCAGGCCCGCCGCTGAAGCCCGGGCCTGCCTGGCCGAGCTGCTCCTGCAGCAAG GGGATCTGGATCAGGCGCGGCAACAGGCTGAATGCTACTTGGAGCAGGCTGGAGATGAAGACTGGTTGGACTCGTCTGGCCGGCCCCTCAGGCTCCGGGTTCACCAATCACTGTGGAGGATCTACAGCCGACTGGCCGACGCCCTGCTGACCGACGCCCCACCGGAGGGCGCCAACTACAGCGaggctctgatgctgctccaCAAGGGACAACGCCTGGCAACTGAAG CTGACAACAAGCAGATGGAAGGGGAGGCGTCTTATCAACTAGGTTTGACCTATCAGAGAGCAGGAGACCATGACTCAGCCAAACAG TTCTTCAACAGATGTGTGCAGATTTATAGTGTGCTGCAGGATGCTGATGGACAGGTGATGGCCTACAAGGCTATGGCCAAGTCTATagagag tcagGGACACACACATGAGACGGTCCAGTGCTTGGAGAAGTTAGTTGACATCTCCCATAGCAACGGGCTGCAGCACAGCTTGGCCGACGCCCACCTGAGCCTGGGGAGCATCCACTACAAGAGA AAACACCACATCAGAGCCTGTCAGTCCTTCCTGGGGGGTTACCAGGTCGCCCGCCAGCTGGAGGACGTGGACCTGCTGCAGAGAGCTCAG GTGTTGGTTGCTATCTCTCGTGCTCAGTCCCTCATCAGGACCTTCAGTGCTCAGGTGGACTGCTCAGGTGCCACGCCCACTGACCTGCGACCCCTACTGGCCTGGAGAGAGACCAGCAATCATCAGGACCTGGACTCAGAATGTGTGGACCCTGTGGCCACGGCCTGGGACCAGATACTGGTGGGGGAGGGTCCTGATCCATGA